The Hypanus sabinus isolate sHypSab1 chromosome 5, sHypSab1.hap1, whole genome shotgun sequence genome has a segment encoding these proteins:
- the LOC132393736 gene encoding general transcription factor II-I repeat domain-containing protein 2-like yields the protein MRSIDKFTDTATTCFYRWLSRRKVLKRFVACLEEVKTFLGSKGLTFPELEQPEWLEKLHFMVDMTAHLNTLNTALQGKGRTALHMLEDVLAFERKLTVLARDLQKGTLSHFPNLREFKQGHNMINSEYLHSAIIAMQTSFGKRFCEFREEKNTLSFPVTPLSIDPSLLNTTALAGVSQPDLEMELADIADKDIWVSKFRRLTADLDDVARQKAVLAQKHKWSDIENHTDDSLRSCVKMKVTSYSPDVQTLCAEDQEQKSH from the coding sequence tttactgacaccgctacaacgtgtttttatcgctggctgtccagacggaaggtgctgaaacgctttgtcgcgtgtctggaagaagtgaaaactttcctgggcagcaaagggctcacctttcctgagctggaacagccagagtggctggaaaagctacacttcatggtagacatgacagcgcacctgaacacgctgaacacagctcttcaggggaaaggacgtacagccctgcacatgttggaggatgtcttggcattcgagcgcaagttgacagtgcttgccagagatttacagaaaggcactttgtctcacttccccaatttgagagagttcaaacaaggtcacaacatgataaattcggagtatttacattctgcaatcatcgcaatgcaaacatcgtttgggaaacgcttctgtgagttcagagaggaaaaaaacacattatccttcccggtcactcccttaagcatcgatccttccctactgaatacgactgcattggcaggtgtgagtcaacctgatcttgagatggaactggccgacatagccgacaaagacatatgggtgtccaagtttagacgcttgacagcagaccttgatgatgttgcccgtcagaaggccgttcttgctcagaaacacaaatggagtgatattgaaaaccacacagatgacagcttgcgatcctgtgtaaagatgaaggtgacatcatacagccctgatgtgcagacgctgtgcgctgaggaccaggagcagaaatcccattaa